From the genome of Altererythrobacter sp. BO-6:
ATGCCGATCGGTACAACCTGACGGTATCGGTTGGGAGGATCAAGCCGCAAGCCTCCCCACAAGAAGCTGTTGTTGGTCCAATACTGGACAGCGCCGTGCTCCGACCGGAAATCGCCATCTATGTAACTGAGTTCGAATCCGGTCGTGGCAGTGCCACCATCAAAATGATCCATGCCATCCAGCATGATCTCTACAAATGCGAGCATCTTTTCGCCAAGAAATTTACCCGGTCCGCCGCCAAGGATGCCTGACTGCTGCAAGATAAATGGCGAATGAATCCCGTTGGCACCTAATACAATCAGATCTCCCCTTACTCTATAGTACCGACCCTCGCTCTCAAATAGGACCGCTTCGGCAGTAGATCCTGATGTCTCGAGCAGCCGCACTCTCGCTCCCGTGCAGATGGTGAGGTTGGGCGCCTCCCAGACGTCAACCATATCATCGATGGCATAAAATCTGGCGCCAGTCGGGCATAGCGAGCAGGTGCCATTATTGCAGCAAGCTCCGCGATTGCGCTCACCGCTTGTAAGTTTAGCTTGTGGAGCGGCAAAAAACGTATTGGGGCGATCCGCCTTGATCAGCCTTTCCGTGCTGCTGAAATGATGTTGCTTTTGCGGGAAATTTCCTGCCCCTGGGAAAACCTTGCTAACGTCTTCAGCGCCGGCAACTTTCATGATTACTTCAGCTGCATGATAATAGTCGGCGATGTCTTGATAAGAAATTGGCCAATCCAGACCTATTCCATATCTGGAATTCAATTCGAAGTCGTTCGGATGCATACGGGCAGCCATGCCCTGCCAGCAGTTCGTCCCTCCCCCGAGCCCGATATTAAAATTCCAGTCTTTCTCGCCCTGGTTCTGAATCGTCGAGTTATGATCAATCGCTGAGTTCTTCTGGTGGTCGAGTTGCCACTGTCGAGAATGATGTCTGCCCCATTCAAGCACCAAAATCCGCTGAGTTGGATGGCGCCTTATATAGTTCCGCAGGAAAAAGAGTGATCCAAAACCCGAGCCGATCACGATCACATCCCAGCTGTCGCGCTCAAGCTCGCTTGCGGCAGCAACGCTAATCTCCATATGCGAACTTTCTTTCCTGCTGACGATCAATCAGTTGCCATGCGCTTATGATGCGGGATCTTCATGAAATCATATCTTCTGCAAAATGCCACCTCAACCTGCTCATAAGCTGTAGCCAGATCGTAGCTTTCACCGAGGGAGCGTTGTTGCCCTACCCCATTAGGGGGGGCAGCGGTCAAATTCGCCTTCCGGCAGTTGCACTCGCACCGCGCCCGCAGGCCCAGAGTTTACAACACGCTAAACGAACGAAACAGCAGCAACACTAGCTGGAATCAGCCTAGCCTTTTGCGATGCCAGATCGCCAATCGATCGTAGATTTGAGACCCGAGTCGAGATCGTGAACCGGCGACCAGCCTGTGGCTGATTTCAGCTTTGTCACGTCAGCGACAATCCGCGGTGGCTCGTCCATTCGATCGGCGAGCGCTCCGATTTCAAGCAGGTCCTCACGCCCGCAAAGCTCGGAGGCCCGCTTCGCAAGAGATGCAATTGAGACACCCTTGCCGGTCGCCACGTTGAACGTACCACTGCTCCCAGTCACGGCAAGGTCCACCAACGCTTCACCCATGTCACCAGAATATCCGAAATCACGGATTGCTCTGCCGCTCGCAGTTTTGGCCACCTCCCCCTTAAGCATTCGATCCAGCAGTTGGGGTACGAGCCGTTCCGGGTTCTCGTATGGGCCGTACATATAGAACAGTCGCGCCCATGAAAGCGAACCGCCTGCTCGATCTGCCTGGATATGAGCCTGCTCGGCGAGTTCCGCCTTCGCACGTCCGTATATAGAGGCCGGTGAAATGGGAGTTTCGTCCTCGATGCAATCGCTTTCGCTCGGCGCATCGTACTCTGCACATGTACCACATCCAACGATGTGCCCGCCGGTTTCATCCCAATATTCGCGAAATAGTGCCAGGCTGGCATCGCGCCACGCCAGATTTTCCTGCAAATGCCAAAGCCCCGCTCCTTTTGATCGAGCCCAAGCCGCGTGAATGAGCGCACGAGGCCTGTATTCGGCAAACAGCTTACGGGCACTGCCTTTCTCGAGAAGGTCTACCGAGTGCCAAGGCACGGCAGAAGGATCGCTGATGCCAGCCTGGGTCCCAATTGCCAACACGTCGACGTCACGCGATTGCAGCGCGCGCAGCACGGCATGCCCAACAAAGCCACTGGCCCCCGTAACAGCGACCAAATCACGCGCCATTTATCCCCTCTCGATATTCAAGCTCTTGCCCCATTCAAGCTAATCCAAATGCGCAAATGATATGACTGCCTCTTACCACTACATTCATTCGATTGCTGCAGCCAAGGGGGCACCGATGAAAGCTGTCATTCTCGCCGGAGGGCTGGGGACTCGCTTGAGTGAGGAAACCTCTATTCGGCCAAAGCCAATGGTTGAGATTGGCGGCAAGCCAATCCTTTGGCATGTGATGCGACATTACGCGCATTTTGGAATAAAAGAATTCGTCGTATGCTGCGGCTATAAGGGAGAGTACATAAAGGATTATTTCCTTAATTACCGTAATATAACCAGCGATTTCACGATTGATCTGGGAAACGGGGAGATCCATTTCAACAATCCCATCGAAGAAGATTGGAAGGTTACTTTGATCGATACGGGGGCCGATTCAATGACAGGTGGCCGTATTGCGAGAGTACGGCAGGCGATTGGCGACAACCCATTCTGCCTGACCTATGGTGACGGAGTCTCGAACGTCCCGATCGACCAGTTGCTCGAATACCATGCATCGCATGGCAAATGGGCTACGGTTACTGCAGTTCGCCAACCGGGCCGCTTCGGTGCTTTAGGCATAAGCGAAGAAGGAATTTCCGTAACTGGTTTCCGCGAAAAGGGTATCGGAGATGGCGGATATATAAATGGCGGTTTTTATGTGTGTGAACCCCAGGTCTTCGATCTTATTGAAGATGATGCCACAGTTTGGGAACGCGAGCCGATGGAGCGCCTGGTTGAACTCAGCCAGTTAGTTGCTTTCCGTCATGAGGACTTCTGGCAGTGCATGGATACTCTAAGAGACAAGAGCTATCTAGAAGAAGTCTGGGCAAGTCCTGATTGCCCGTGGCGGCTGGTCTATTCGCACTCGTCGAACCACACCGACAAAAGGGCCCCTGCAAGCGCCGGGCAGCCCATGATGGCAGACCGGATCCTCAAGGCTGTCTAAATTGAAATTATCGATGCCAGCATAAGCATCTTCAAGCTTTGATGCTGGAACTGAGAGAAGGTTCTGAGCGCCTCGCAGGTCCCAATATGGCGCTAGGAGAACCGCGCGAAAGGGTTGGCGCAGCCCTGTGCCAGCCCGATGTATTCGATGCTCTTTTCCGGCGATGACCTCTGGAAAAGCGTTGAGCCAAGCATGAATAAAGTTGTGACTCGACGCTTGAAGTTAAAATATGGTGCCTGATCCGAGAGCATTGCATCGAGGGCGTCAAACCCGACCAGCCGCTGGACAGACATAAGCGCCTTGACCTCCAAGACCTCATCAGCGTTGAAATACAGATAATCCGCAGCAAATTTTTGTGCGGCGCCTGGCGCAATCGGTTCGCTTGAGAACGCATGCCGGATGAACCCGGCCAAAAAGTCCTCGGGCCTGCCGTTGATTGCATAGATTCCTCCCGCACCGGCCAGCGCCGCCGTTGCGCCGCCTGCCATTAGCAAGTGTCTGCGGGTTAGTCCGGCCACGGTTACCTCATGCCAAGATGTTCTTTGCTGCGCGAAGCGATAGCGCCGCAGCAGTGAGTGAAGGATTAGCGCTTCCGCAGGTTGGGAATGTCGAAGTCCCGACCACGATCAGGTTGCGAATGGCGTGGCTTACCAGATTGTGGTCAACAACCGATTCCTCAATGGATCGGCCCATCCTAAGCGATCCCTGGACATGTCCCATGGTCGGCTCAATGCGGTGGAACCGGATGCTTTCGACCGGTAATGGCGCAAGTATTTTCGGCAAGCAATCAAGTGCATTCTGCAGCCCGGCCATCGCGTAATCGGAATATCCCTTGAACTTGACTAACGGCTTGTCACCACCATCGTCGAAGACGCCGTTGTCATGATCGAAAACGTCCTCAACATAGAAAATGAGACCCATGTTTTCGCGCCAACGCCCAGGTTCCAGACGCAGCCCCTGCTTGAACCCGTTCTGCACGACCATAACAGCAGAGGAATGATCCTTGGAACGCCCGTCCTCCACGATGCCGATATTGAATGCTGTGCTGTCAGTTCCGCCGTCGTAGTGATTCAGACCATCGAACATCACTTCCACCGAGGCGAGCATTTTCTCACCCAGATATCGCCCTACCCCATGACCGGAAATTCCGGATCGCAACATAATGAAAGCGGAGTGGATGGCGTTTGCGCCCAGGACACAAAGGTCACAGGAAACCGTGTAGTCGCGACCTCTGCTCTGAAATTGAACGGATTTCGCGACGCCACTGGCTGTTTCGATGTAATGTACCTCGCTGTTTATGCAGATCGAAACCGACGGATGGTCAAGCACATCTGACATTGAGTTCAGGCCTGTGAACTTGGCGCTTACCGGGCAAAGATTGCAGCTTGAACTGGAACAGCATCGTCCCCGAGATGATACCGAGCGCGAGAGTTTGGCGGTTGGCATCGGGAAGTGATGCTGGTCACCTGCGGCAACCAGCATTTCGTCCGCAGTCGTCATTCTGTGCGGGGGCTGGGGGTAGTTCGACGAGCCCGGATAACTCCTTTCGAGTTCGGGCGACCCTGCAATTAGCATTATACGCTCTGCCTCTTGCCAGTAAGGTACAAGGTCGTCGTATCGGATCGGCCAGTCCGCTCCGAAACCCAACCGGGTCTTTAGGTCGAAGTCGGTGGGATGAAGACGAGGCGTCAGTCCCCACCAGCAGTTCGTGCTACCGCCCAAACCGATCGTGAAGTCCCACGGCTTTTCTACCTCGCCCCCACGACGGAAAGTATCAAGCGGGTCAATCTCTGAATTCTTCTGGTTTTGGAGCTGCCACTCATGGTTGTGGTAGCCACCTTTCTCCAGGATCAAAACGCGGTCGTGGGGTCTGTTCTGCAGATATTTGTAAAGGAAAAACAAGGATCCGAAGCCAGATCCGATAATCACGACGTCCCATGCGGCAGCCGCTGAAGCTTTGTCGGGTGTAACGAACTGCATGGCTCGTTCCTTCAGTAGGCCTCAAGCGTCAGACCTTTACCACTTCATCCGGGGCAAAGCGTAAAACACCGCCTTGAGGTTTCTCCCCTTCATCGTATCTGGAAACGATATCTGGCGCGATTTCCTGTTCGTCCGAGATACGCCGGAAATCTCGCAGCGCGGTGCCAGTCGAAGCATTATCGACGTTTCTGGCCCCGATCCCATGGCGGACATGTTCGATATCGACGATGCGAAAATCTATGCTGAATCTGGTCATGCCACTGACATTGTCGGATGTCGCGTGCAATTGATTGGCCGAAAAAATCACCGCGCCGCCAACCGGCAGAACCATCTGCACCGCTCCCGGATGCTCAAGCGCCGCGTTGGGTTGAGGGATGCCGCGATTGTCTTCACCCATGCGATGTTGCGCGGCGTTCTTGCGGCCCGTCGCATTCCAATTGTATATGTTGAAGTCGTTTGACGAGTTCGCCACCGCACTTTCTACATAATGGGGGTAGAACTCCATCGAACATTCGCGTGTCATCGGGAAAATCGGGAGCCAAAACTGGATCTGCTGCATTGGCGCTGACCACCAGGTATCGCGATGGGGCGGCTGCTTGTGCCCTACTCCCGAAACCAGATAGCCGTCGCTACTGACCACACGCATTCGCGGGACATCAAGATAGGTTCGCCAAGGATCGAATCCCAGCTCGGCCAGATACGCCTTTTGCAGGATCCTTGTTTGCGGATCATGGATGAAGCGCGGCTTCACGTTCGCTGCACGCGCAACGAAGTCGTCGATGTCGAGAACATGCTGTGCGGTACGCGGGTCATACGGATGGAATGCCTCTTCCACCATTGTGCGCGCGTGTGCGCAAAGCTCGATACTTGCGGGAGTAGGAGGCAGCAATACAATCTGGCCCCGGTAGATCGCCAACTCTTCCTCTTCGATCGGAGCGTTCAACCCCACCGTGACGGCAATAGCGTTCCTGTCGCTTTGTCTCATTGTTCAAGCCCCTTCCTTTCGAACCTGCCGTGCAGGCTCTGGACGATAGCGCGCCAGAAAAATGGCGCGCCAAAGCATGGCGGCACCCGATTTGAGCGCCAACACCGGTTTGCGGTAACGCCAACAATTGGCCAGCAGTGACAGGCCATTTAGCGCACGCGTGGTAGCGCCGCTGAGGCGCCTGCCGTCGCGACCGATCGCCCCATAAACCAACATCTTGTCGGGAACGCCGGAGTATCTCGAGATCAGGCCCTTCATCTCCTGTGCAGGCGAGAGTTCCCTGTCGGAAAAGGCATCATAAACCGCACCAGTTGCATGCGGACGAGTATGAACCATGGAAATTTCATCAATTATCGCGGATTTGAAAGCTGGACTGGGCATTGTGACTGTCCAGATCCGGTCCATGCCCCAACCCGAGATTACATTGGACATGTGCGGCATGAACGCTCTGAGATAGTCGGTCCTGATGGCCGCAGCCATGCATTCGACAAAGTTGGTGTAGCGCAGGCGCGTCAATGGGCAATGGAGCAGAATAGAATAACAAAAGAAGCTGTCGGAATGCAGTGCCGGTTGCGCGATAAAGAGATCATTTTCGGCGCAAATGTCGAAATACCGGTTGAGGTCTTCTTTCGTGAAAAGGAGATCATCATCCATGAAAGCTATGTAGCGATAGCGGTCCAGCACTTCTGGATTGTTGATTAGGTACCGATAGACACTGTCCCACTTCGTGCCTTTATCGACGGACAGCGGCAGGTCGCCACCTTGTCCGATCTCGGGATCGTCATCGTATTGACTCAGTTGCAGATCCCAATTTCGCTCGCCCTTTCCAGCCAACCATCTACGATGAAGCGATTTCGATCCGACGCGAACGAAGACGAGGTTTTGGCGCGGCGCGATCATTTCGTTCCTGCGCGCATTGCTGACTTGCCTTTCGTCAGTTTCTCAAGGGCCTGGCGCGCTGCCTTCTCGCCGCTGGCAAAGGCCTGATCGGTCCAGATGTAGCCCCAGTCACCGAAACGCCCGCAATAATTCACGCCGATTTCGTCCAGGTAGCCATGGATCAGCTTGAGAGCAGCGGGCCGGTCATGGTCGAAGATGATGTTTGCAAAGGGCGCAACGATGGTGCTTGTGTGATTGACCTGGTCCCGTCCATCAATGAGCCCTGCCTTAAGCAGCCCGTCAATCACAGGTTCGATGTAAGCTTCAGGTGGTTGGGTGCGAGGCTTCCATTTGTCGCTGAAATAGACTTCAGCTTGTAGCGCTACGCAGCCTTTCGGGGCGACGTTGGGTGAGAAATTCGAGGGATAGCTCAGCCGGGCAAAGACAATGTCCTCATCGTAAAAATAGGTCCAGTGGTCATCGCGGACCTTCGGTTTGCTTACCCCGATGTTGACCAGAATGACTTCGGTGCAAGCGAGCTTTCCTGCCGCATCTACCACATCCGGCGGCGCATCCTTGATCATCGGTATCAAGCGAGGAAGAGGCACGGAAGAAATCAACGCATCGTAACCAACGATTCTTCCGTCAGAAATACAAAGTGTCCTGGCGACGGGATCTATCGCCACAATCTCGCTGTTGCACTCGACCCGCGAGCGCTTGCGGAAGCCATTGAGGTAAGAAACAAACCCGCCTTCCGTGGGATAACGGAAATGGTCCACGTAGTGTACGTCTGACGTGTTCGGTACCAGCGCACCTCGCAGCACTTCTTCCAGCTCGGGACGGTAAAGTCGAGGCCCGAGCCAGTCCGTTGTAAGATTGCTTGCTTCCGTCGTGTGGTATTTGCGCGTGTACACTGCGGGGAACGTCTGAGCGAATGTCTCGCCGAAACTTGCAAGCAGCCAGTCTTCATAATTCGATATGCGACCTGTGCTGGCAGGCTGATCCGTGGCCTTGGCAAAGTCCCTGATGCAATCGACGATCAAGTCTGCGGGAAGACCATGCAGATTGACCTGTGCCGGATGTTTGATCCAGTGGCCTTGCCAATAGTTATTCACGCTGGCGCGTAGTTTTTCATATGAGCCGCCAATGCTGTCTGCGAAGAGTTCCTGCAGCCGCGTGTTCTGAGTGAAGGAAATGTGCGGCCCCTCGTCGAACAAGTAGCCATCAGCGTAGGAATGGGTGGAAGTATGGCCACCGTGAAACCGCCGTTTCTCGTATATCGTGGCTTCGCTGCCCGCTTCTCTTAACTGATGGGCAGCGCCGAACCCGGCGAAGCCCGCTCCGATAATTGCAATATGTGGCTGTCGAGACATGGCGCCGAGCTGGATCCTATTGTTCAATAGTCGCTTCGGGTACGGGAACAATGAATTGCCCACCCCATTCTCGGGCATTGCCAATTTGCTCTTTTATTTCTTCCTTCAGGTTCCAAGGTAAGATCAGGATGAAGTCCGGCTTCGCCTTTTGCAAATGAGCGGGATCATAAATCGGAACACGCACACCCGGCATTAGCTTACCCTGCTTCGATGGAGCCCGATCGACAGCGAAATCAATAACATCGCTGCCGATGCCGCAATAGTTGAGAAGGGTCACGCCCTTGGCTGGCGCGCCATATGCCGCTATCGATTTACCCTGTTTCTTGAGCTCCATGCACAATTGGACCAGGGCAAGCTTCGTTTTACGGATTTGACTGCTCCATTCAGTATAGGTCGCCCGCCTCTCTAGCCCGTATCGTCTTTCCTCGTCGCGCATCGCATCGACGGAGGGTTCTGTGTCCCAAGCGGCATCCGCGTGACAGACATGGAAACGCACTGATCCGCCATGCGTGGTCAAACTTTCGACCGCGAAGATGCGAAGCCCAGCGGCATGGAAGATACGCTCCGCTGCCAGCAACGAAAGATACGAGAAGTGCTCGTGATAGATTGTATCAAACTGGTTTTGCTGCATCAGGCGCAGCAAATGCTGGACCTCGTATGTCGCAACACCCTCAGGATTCAGCAACGCTTTGGCGCCGCGAACAAAATCATTGATGTCGGGAACATGAGCCAGCACGTTATTTGCGACAAGCAGATCCGCGCCCCATCCCTCATTAGCCAGGTCGCGGCCCAGCTGTTCTGAAAAGAACTCCGTCCGTACTTCCAGGCCAGCCTTCCTTGCCACAGCAGCTGGGCCTTCCGTTGGCTCTATACCCAGGCATTCTATTCCGGCCTGCTTGACGTACTGAAGGAGATATCCGTCATTCGACGCGATTTCCACCACCCGGCTGTTCTTGTCCAGCCGTAGGCGTTCGATCATCGTTTCCACATATGATCTGGCATGTTCGAGCCAGGTCGAAGAGTGGGAGGAGTAATAGGTGTAGTCAGCGCGAAACAGGTCACGTGCACCTAGCT
Proteins encoded in this window:
- the rfbF gene encoding glucose-1-phosphate cytidylyltransferase — its product is MKAVILAGGLGTRLSEETSIRPKPMVEIGGKPILWHVMRHYAHFGIKEFVVCCGYKGEYIKDYFLNYRNITSDFTIDLGNGEIHFNNPIEEDWKVTLIDTGADSMTGGRIARVRQAIGDNPFCLTYGDGVSNVPIDQLLEYHASHGKWATVTAVRQPGRFGALGISEEGISVTGFREKGIGDGGYINGGFYVCEPQVFDLIEDDATVWEREPMERLVELSQLVAFRHEDFWQCMDTLRDKSYLEEVWASPDCPWRLVYSHSSNHTDKRAPASAGQPMMADRILKAV
- a CDS encoding NAD(P)-dependent oxidoreductase translates to MARDLVAVTGASGFVGHAVLRALQSRDVDVLAIGTQAGISDPSAVPWHSVDLLEKGSARKLFAEYRPRALIHAAWARSKGAGLWHLQENLAWRDASLALFREYWDETGGHIVGCGTCAEYDAPSESDCIEDETPISPASIYGRAKAELAEQAHIQADRAGGSLSWARLFYMYGPYENPERLVPQLLDRMLKGEVAKTASGRAIRDFGYSGDMGEALVDLAVTGSSGTFNVATGKGVSIASLAKRASELCGREDLLEIGALADRMDEPPRIVADVTKLKSATGWSPVHDLDSGLKSTIDWRSGIAKG
- a CDS encoding NAD(P)-binding protein, with the translated sequence MPENGVGNSLFPYPKRLLNNRIQLGAMSRQPHIAIIGAGFAGFGAAHQLREAGSEATIYEKRRFHGGHTSTHSYADGYLFDEGPHISFTQNTRLQELFADSIGGSYEKLRASVNNYWQGHWIKHPAQVNLHGLPADLIVDCIRDFAKATDQPASTGRISNYEDWLLASFGETFAQTFPAVYTRKYHTTEASNLTTDWLGPRLYRPELEEVLRGALVPNTSDVHYVDHFRYPTEGGFVSYLNGFRKRSRVECNSEIVAIDPVARTLCISDGRIVGYDALISSVPLPRLIPMIKDAPPDVVDAAGKLACTEVILVNIGVSKPKVRDDHWTYFYDEDIVFARLSYPSNFSPNVAPKGCVALQAEVYFSDKWKPRTQPPEAYIEPVIDGLLKAGLIDGRDQVNHTSTIVAPFANIIFDHDRPAALKLIHGYLDEIGVNYCGRFGDWGYIWTDQAFASGEKAARQALEKLTKGKSAMRAGTK
- a CDS encoding class I SAM-dependent methyltransferase encodes the protein MQQTGKPEINSASALKTCRHCLQPLVLQLADLGFSPVANDFIGLAQSGEPEVHYPLEVRVCDSCLLAQVVHQLGARDLFRADYTYYSSHSSTWLEHARSYVETMIERLRLDKNSRVVEIASNDGYLLQYVKQAGIECLGIEPTEGPAAVARKAGLEVRTEFFSEQLGRDLANEGWGADLLVANNVLAHVPDINDFVRGAKALLNPEGVATYEVQHLLRLMQQNQFDTIYHEHFSYLSLLAAERIFHAAGLRIFAVESLTTHGGSVRFHVCHADAAWDTEPSVDAMRDEERRYGLERRATYTEWSSQIRKTKLALVQLCMELKKQGKSIAAYGAPAKGVTLLNYCGIGSDVIDFAVDRAPSKQGKLMPGVRVPIYDPAHLQKAKPDFILILPWNLKEEIKEQIGNAREWGGQFIVPVPEATIEQ
- a CDS encoding GMC family oxidoreductase — its product is MQFVTPDKASAAAAWDVVIIGSGFGSLFFLYKYLQNRPHDRVLILEKGGYHNHEWQLQNQKNSEIDPLDTFRRGGEVEKPWDFTIGLGGSTNCWWGLTPRLHPTDFDLKTRLGFGADWPIRYDDLVPYWQEAERIMLIAGSPELERSYPGSSNYPQPPHRMTTADEMLVAAGDQHHFPMPTAKLSRSVSSRGRCCSSSSCNLCPVSAKFTGLNSMSDVLDHPSVSICINSEVHYIETASGVAKSVQFQSRGRDYTVSCDLCVLGANAIHSAFIMLRSGISGHGVGRYLGEKMLASVEVMFDGLNHYDGGTDSTAFNIGIVEDGRSKDHSSAVMVVQNGFKQGLRLEPGRWRENMGLIFYVEDVFDHDNGVFDDGGDKPLVKFKGYSDYAMAGLQNALDCLPKILAPLPVESIRFHRIEPTMGHVQGSLRMGRSIEESVVDHNLVSHAIRNLIVVGTSTFPTCGSANPSLTAAALSLRAAKNILA
- a CDS encoding DUF707 domain-containing protein — encoded protein: MIAPRQNLVFVRVGSKSLHRRWLAGKGERNWDLQLSQYDDDPEIGQGGDLPLSVDKGTKWDSVYRYLINNPEVLDRYRYIAFMDDDLLFTKEDLNRYFDICAENDLFIAQPALHSDSFFCYSILLHCPLTRLRYTNFVECMAAAIRTDYLRAFMPHMSNVISGWGMDRIWTVTMPSPAFKSAIIDEISMVHTRPHATGAVYDAFSDRELSPAQEMKGLISRYSGVPDKMLVYGAIGRDGRRLSGATTRALNGLSLLANCWRYRKPVLALKSGAAMLWRAIFLARYRPEPARQVRKEGA
- a CDS encoding GMC family oxidoreductase, producing the protein MEISVAAASELERDSWDVIVIGSGFGSLFFLRNYIRRHPTQRILVLEWGRHHSRQWQLDHQKNSAIDHNSTIQNQGEKDWNFNIGLGGGTNCWQGMAARMHPNDFELNSRYGIGLDWPISYQDIADYYHAAEVIMKVAGAEDVSKVFPGAGNFPQKQHHFSSTERLIKADRPNTFFAAPQAKLTSGERNRGACCNNGTCSLCPTGARFYAIDDMVDVWEAPNLTICTGARVRLLETSGSTAEAVLFESEGRYYRVRGDLIVLGANGIHSPFILQQSGILGGGPGKFLGEKMLAFVEIMLDGMDHFDGGTATTGFELSYIDGDFRSEHGAVQYWTNNSFLWGGLRLDPPNRYRQVVPIGITVEDLLYEENAVIDDGGEVPFIRHSGFSEYAIKGLNFAIGKIPEIFSSLPIESIELRRILPTTDHIQGSLRMGMDPATSVVDARQVHHQLRNLVVVGTSVFPTTSWAVPSLTCAAMSLKLGNEI